The following nucleotide sequence is from Eubacterium sp. 1001713B170207_170306_E7.
AACAGTGACGCTGCCCTTATTCTGCCACTGGTTGGGGTCGTCCTTGTTAAAGTATTTTGGAAGATAGACCTCTTCCCGGTACATTTTCGGCGTTCTTCCCTTTAGGAACACCCCTCTCGGCCCAACCTTTTTCAGGGTATCGAAGCAGAAGCGCTCATCCTCACAGTTGATCCCGCGGTTGATGTGAAGCGCCATGTTGTGCATTTCCTCGTCGATCAGGAATTTTCCAAAGTCCGTTACATTAAAGGAGCCCATGCAGCCGCAGGTGTGCAGCACAATATCGGCTTCGCAGTTTCTGGTGGCCTCGATGTTCATCATGGTTTCAACCCCTGCCTGAATATCCGGCTGCTTGGCGTCGCTCAGGCCGCCGCCGGTACGGTAGGGCAGACCATAATAATCCGCCAGTCCGGCGGTCGCGTAGCTGACCAGCACCGATTCCGGCGACCCGATGGAAAGCTGCACGGTGCGCATATCCGTCGCGGCAGAGGTATTGCCGTAAACCACCGGCACCTCCGGGTTGAGCAGCTTGGCCAGCGTATAGCCTGCCAGCACCTCGGCGTTGGTCATGGCCAGCATGGAGGCCATCGACGGCGGCGCAGTCATAAGCGGCATGGCGCAGGGTGTCACAATGATGGCCTGTTTGGTTTCCGCTAAAATAAAGGTCCGTTCAATGGGGTCATGATCCAGGGTGAGCGGCGACAGGGTGTTGACCACATAAGCGTTGTGGACATCTTCATTTCCCTCAAACCGGTTGATGAGCTCAATATTTTTTCTGAAAGCGACCGAAACCTTCTCATCATCCATGCCAAAGGTGTTGGGGCTCGCCATAATCATGGGCTTGTGTCCGTATTTCATAATCATGGCAATGTTCCCGAATATTTTCTGCTCCTCTGTAAAACTGCTGTCATAGCTCAGGAAAAAGTTCATGGACGCCGCTGTCACGATCTTGCTGGTATCCGCCAGCTTAAACTGGTCCAGGACATCCTGGTTGGTCATCTTCTCGATTCTGCCGTTGTGATGATGCCTGTAGATATTCCCGTAAATGCCAATGCTGTGCTGCTCACCCCCGCCGATGGTGATGTCCCCCTTGCAGGACCGGATGGTAAATTCCTTCTTCGCATATTTAAGCACCTCGTCGATCATCTTTTCCGGAATAAAAACCGTCTCGCCCTCCACCCGGGCACCATGCTTTTTAAATACTGCCAAAG
It contains:
- a CDS encoding trimethylamine methyltransferase family protein: MKKYEQYVSKEDVLKIHAYSVKILEEVGVRFEHEKALAVFKKHGARVEGETVFIPEKMIDEVLKYAKKEFTIRSCKGDITIGGGEQHSIGIYGNIYRHHHNGRIEKMTNQDVLDQFKLADTSKIVTAASMNFFLSYDSSFTEEQKIFGNIAMIMKYGHKPMIMASPNTFGMDDEKVSVAFRKNIELINRFEGNEDVHNAYVVNTLSPLTLDHDPIERTFILAETKQAIIVTPCAMPLMTAPPSMASMLAMTNAEVLAGYTLAKLLNPEVPVVYGNTSAATDMRTVQLSIGSPESVLVSYATAGLADYYGLPYRTGGGLSDAKQPDIQAGVETMMNIEATRNCEADIVLHTCGCMGSFNVTDFGKFLIDEEMHNMALHINRGINCEDERFCFDTLKKVGPRGVFLKGRTPKMYREEVYLPKYFNKDDPNQWQNKGSVTVMDAAEQDVKKRLECFTPSEITKEQNELLMPYIHEAYRESI